A window of Thermus antranikianii DSM 12462 contains these coding sequences:
- the fumC gene encoding class II fumarate hydratase: protein MEYRIERDTMGEVKVPADRYWGAQTQRSLEHFKIGAWRFRMPLEVIRAYGLLKKAAARANLELGELPEEIARAIIQAAEEVIAGKLDDHFPLVVFQTGSGTQTNMNVNEVIANRASELLGKPLGSKYVHPNDHVNRGQSSNDTFPTAMYVAVALALHQRLYPAAEALIATFEEKAKAFDGIVKVGRTHLMDAVPITLGQEVGSWAAQLKNTLAMVKEAGKGLYNLAIGGTAVGTGLNAHPRFGERVAHYLAEETGLPFKVAENRFAALAAHDELVQVMGSLRTLAGALMKIGNDIRWLASGPYGGIGEIFIPANEPGSSIMPGKVNPTQVEALTMVVVRVFGNDHAVAFAGSQGNFQLNVFKPVMVDAALESIKLLADAMESFNEHLAKGIEPNLERIEEHLQKNPMLATALNKAIGYDKAAEIVKKAIKEKKTLKQAALELGYLTEEEFDRIVVPVKLAKPHEA, encoded by the coding sequence ATGGAATACCGGATCGAACGGGACACCATGGGCGAGGTCAAGGTACCGGCGGACCGCTACTGGGGTGCCCAGACCCAGCGCTCCCTCGAGCACTTCAAAATCGGCGCCTGGCGCTTCCGCATGCCCTTGGAGGTGATCCGGGCCTACGGCCTGCTGAAGAAAGCGGCAGCCAGAGCCAACCTCGAGTTGGGTGAGCTTCCGGAGGAGATCGCCCGGGCCATCATCCAGGCGGCGGAGGAGGTCATCGCCGGGAAGCTGGACGACCACTTCCCCCTGGTGGTCTTCCAGACGGGAAGCGGCACCCAGACCAACATGAACGTGAACGAGGTCATCGCCAACCGAGCCTCGGAGCTTCTGGGAAAGCCCCTGGGCTCCAAGTACGTTCACCCCAACGACCACGTGAACCGGGGTCAGAGCAGCAACGATACCTTCCCCACCGCCATGTACGTGGCCGTGGCTTTGGCCCTCCACCAAAGGCTTTACCCGGCGGCGGAGGCCCTCATCGCCACCTTCGAGGAAAAGGCCAAGGCCTTCGACGGCATCGTGAAGGTGGGGCGCACCCACCTGATGGACGCCGTACCCATCACCCTGGGGCAGGAGGTGGGAAGCTGGGCGGCCCAGCTTAAGAACACCCTGGCCATGGTCAAGGAGGCGGGAAAAGGGCTTTATAACTTGGCCATCGGCGGCACGGCGGTGGGCACGGGCCTGAACGCCCACCCCCGGTTCGGGGAACGGGTGGCCCATTACCTGGCCGAGGAAACCGGCCTGCCCTTTAAGGTGGCGGAGAACCGCTTCGCCGCTTTGGCCGCCCACGATGAGCTGGTGCAGGTGATGGGGTCCTTGCGCACCCTGGCCGGGGCCCTGATGAAAATCGGCAACGATATCCGCTGGCTGGCCTCCGGGCCCTATGGGGGCATCGGGGAGATCTTCATCCCCGCCAACGAGCCTGGGTCCTCCATCATGCCCGGCAAGGTGAACCCCACCCAGGTGGAGGCCCTCACCATGGTGGTGGTGCGGGTCTTTGGCAACGACCACGCCGTGGCCTTTGCCGGAAGCCAGGGGAACTTCCAGCTCAACGTCTTCAAGCCGGTGATGGTGGATGCCGCCCTCGAATCCATCAAGCTCCTGGCCGACGCCATGGAATCCTTCAACGAGCATCTGGCCAAGGGGATAGAGCCCAACCTAGAACGGATAGAGGAACACCTCCAGAAAAACCCCATGCTGGCCACCGCCTTGAACAAGGCCATCGGCTACGACAAGGCGGCGGAGATCGTGAAGAAAGCCATCAAGGAAAAGAAGACCTTGAAGCAAGCTGCCTTGGAGCTGGGCTACCTCACGGAGGAGGAGTTTGACCGCATCGTGGTTCCCGTGAAGCTGGCCAAACCCCATGAGGCTTGA
- a CDS encoding superoxide dismutase, translating to MPYPFKLPELGYPYEALEPHIDAKTMEIHHQKHHGAYVNNLNAALEKYPYLHGVEVEVLLRHLAALPADIQTAVRNNGGGHLNHSLFWELLTPGGAKEPVGELKKAIDEQFGGFAALKEKLTQAAMARFGSGWAWLVKDPFGKLHVISTPNQDNPIMEGFTPIVGIDVWEHAYYLKYQNRRADYLQAIWNVLNWDKAEAFFRRKG from the coding sequence ATGCCGTATCCGTTTAAGCTACCGGAACTGGGTTACCCGTACGAGGCCCTCGAGCCCCACATCGACGCCAAGACCATGGAGATCCACCACCAGAAGCACCACGGGGCTTATGTGAACAACCTGAATGCCGCCTTAGAGAAGTACCCCTACCTGCACGGGGTGGAGGTGGAAGTGCTCCTGCGCCACCTGGCCGCCCTGCCCGCGGACATCCAGACCGCGGTGCGCAACAACGGGGGTGGGCACCTGAACCATAGCCTCTTTTGGGAGCTTCTAACCCCCGGGGGGGCTAAAGAGCCGGTGGGGGAACTCAAAAAGGCCATCGACGAGCAGTTTGGGGGCTTCGCTGCCCTGAAGGAAAAGCTCACCCAAGCGGCCATGGCCCGTTTCGGCTCCGGCTGGGCCTGGCTGGTCAAGGATCCCTTCGGCAAGCTCCACGTCATCTCCACCCCCAACCAGGACAACCCCATCATGGAGGGGTTCACCCCCATCGTGGGCATCGACGTGTGGGAGCACGCCTATTACCTCAAGTACCAAAACCGCCGGGCTGACTACCTCCAGGCCATCTGGAACGTGCTGAACTGGGACAAGGCGGAAGCCTTCTTCCGGCGGAAGGGCTAA
- a CDS encoding glycerol-3-phosphate acyltransferase translates to MMPVLLPLSYALGALPLGYWLARRRGVDLRTASPYTLGLETALRRLGLGLTLLAFLLDFAKGYLPLALGRGLGLGVEELLALGVAVYLGHLYPLFFRDPWPLRAKGAGVLLGVLAGLPLEPAWGMVPVALGLALYALTGYASLGALGLPLGLFGVLLFGGFPLGAKVLGGLLFLLALWRYKENLGRILEGTEPRLGSPLPLPSQRQVVCAFLIHPLTVEDFWQSPRFRWARPLVRLGLLKQAWIERLAELFRPMKVGEVRGVRTADGREVLCHLISAPLLPHQIKAKPELAVRRAIQGARLAKELGATVVGLGAFWSVVGEKGKRVQEAVPDIEVTNGGAYTAGTVKAAIPGILAHFAQSGKDLRNTTAAVVGANGVVAFGIARQIAPLVGRLILVGRDRERLEKSAESLRKNLERKGQAPEIQVTTEVAAIREADLVFTATSDPNPVIYPEHVKPGAWIYDEGVPPDVHPSVREVPGVRVIPGGVVRLPGRAKATLDLHFGAPDQVPACLAETMILAAEEAFDRKSLGGEVKAENIQFFVERAEALGFKVVE, encoded by the coding sequence ATGATGCCCGTCCTCCTACCCCTTTCCTATGCCCTGGGCGCCTTACCCTTGGGGTACTGGCTGGCCAGGCGGCGGGGGGTGGACCTGCGCACGGCAAGCCCCTATACCCTGGGTTTGGAAACGGCCTTGAGGCGGCTGGGGCTGGGCCTTACCCTTTTGGCCTTCCTCCTGGACTTCGCCAAGGGGTACTTGCCCCTGGCCCTAGGGAGGGGCTTGGGGCTTGGCGTGGAGGAGCTTTTGGCCCTGGGGGTGGCGGTCTACCTGGGCCACCTTTATCCCCTCTTCTTCCGGGATCCCTGGCCCCTTCGGGCCAAGGGGGCGGGGGTTCTTTTGGGGGTGCTGGCGGGGTTACCCCTGGAGCCAGCCTGGGGCATGGTCCCCGTGGCCTTGGGCCTTGCCCTTTACGCCCTCACGGGCTATGCCTCCTTGGGGGCCCTGGGGCTTCCCTTGGGCCTCTTTGGCGTCCTTCTTTTCGGTGGGTTTCCCCTTGGAGCCAAGGTCCTTGGGGGCCTGCTTTTTCTCCTGGCCCTTTGGCGCTACAAGGAGAACCTGGGCCGTATCCTGGAAGGCACCGAGCCCAGGCTGGGTAGCCCCCTGCCCTTGCCCTCGCAAAGGCAGGTGGTTTGCGCCTTTCTCATCCATCCCCTCACGGTGGAGGATTTCTGGCAGAGCCCCCGTTTCCGCTGGGCCCGGCCCCTGGTGCGCCTGGGACTTCTGAAGCAGGCCTGGATAGAACGTTTGGCGGAGCTTTTCCGCCCCATGAAGGTGGGGGAGGTAAGGGGAGTGAGGACGGCGGATGGCCGGGAGGTCCTATGCCACCTCATCTCCGCTCCCCTTCTGCCCCACCAGATCAAGGCTAAGCCGGAGCTGGCGGTAAGGCGGGCCATCCAAGGGGCCAGGCTTGCCAAGGAGCTTGGGGCCACGGTGGTGGGCCTGGGGGCCTTTTGGAGCGTGGTGGGGGAGAAGGGTAAGAGGGTACAGGAGGCGGTGCCGGATATAGAGGTGACGAACGGGGGGGCCTACACCGCGGGCACCGTCAAAGCGGCCATTCCCGGCATCCTGGCCCACTTTGCCCAAAGCGGCAAGGACCTGAGAAACACCACGGCGGCGGTGGTAGGGGCGAACGGGGTGGTGGCCTTCGGCATCGCCCGGCAGATCGCTCCCTTGGTGGGGCGGCTTATCCTGGTGGGCCGGGACCGGGAGCGCCTGGAGAAGTCGGCGGAAAGCCTTCGGAAAAACCTGGAGCGAAAGGGGCAAGCGCCTGAGATCCAGGTGACCACCGAGGTGGCCGCCATCCGGGAGGCGGACCTGGTCTTCACCGCCACCAGCGATCCGAACCCGGTGATCTACCCTGAGCACGTGAAGCCGGGAGCCTGGATCTACGACGAGGGCGTGCCCCCCGACGTGCATCCCTCGGTTAGAGAGGTACCTGGGGTCAGGGTCATCCCCGGGGGTGTGGTGCGGCTTCCCGGGAGGGCAAAGGCCACCTTAGACCTTCACTTCGGTGCCCCCGACCAGGTGCCTGCCTGCCTGGCGGAGACCATGATCCTGGCGGCGGAGGAAGCCTTTGATCGCAAGAGCCTGGGGGGCGAGGTGAAGGCGGAGAACATCCAGTTCTTCGTGGAGCGGGCGGAGGCCTTGGGGTTTAAGGTGGTGGAGTGA
- the mqnB gene encoding futalosine hydrolase, translated as MWLLLSPTVLEAPFLRGEPFSFLGRKGLRGEGFVWLETGIGKVNAALTLAAWASQDSVEKALLFGIAGAYPGSGLLPGDVVLVGEEVEADLGTQEGLKPLGFPALEVGGKAYYNRFPLDPGLTRALARMLGLRVVVGLTRDRVSENPGEAEALASRWGAQVESMEGAAFARACLALGIPGVEVRAISNPAGVRDKGAWRIPLAVRALEGTLAPILGGAFPEGLQG; from the coding sequence ATGTGGCTTCTCCTCTCCCCCACGGTCCTCGAGGCCCCCTTCCTCCGGGGCGAACCCTTCTCCTTCCTGGGGAGGAAGGGGCTTAGGGGAGAGGGTTTCGTCTGGCTGGAAACCGGGATCGGCAAGGTGAACGCGGCCCTTACCCTGGCCGCCTGGGCCAGCCAGGATTCTGTGGAGAAGGCCTTGCTTTTCGGCATCGCCGGGGCCTACCCGGGCTCGGGCCTCCTTCCTGGGGATGTGGTCCTGGTGGGGGAGGAGGTGGAGGCGGACCTGGGTACCCAAGAGGGCCTTAAGCCCTTGGGCTTTCCCGCCTTGGAGGTGGGAGGAAAGGCCTACTACAACCGATTTCCCCTGGATCCGGGCCTTACCCGGGCTTTGGCCCGGATGTTGGGCCTCCGGGTGGTGGTGGGGCTCACCCGGGACCGGGTTTCGGAAAACCCGGGGGAGGCGGAGGCCCTGGCCTCGCGCTGGGGGGCCCAGGTGGAGAGCATGGAGGGAGCCGCCTTCGCCCGAGCGTGCCTGGCCCTGGGCATCCCGGGGGTGGAGGTTCGGGCTATTTCCAATCCGGCAGGGGTGCGGGACAAGGGAGCGTGGAGGATTCCCTTGGCGGTGAGGGCTTTGGAGGGAACCTTGGCCCCCATCCTTGGGGGAGCCTTCCCGGAGGGGCTCCAAGGATAA
- the rplT gene encoding 50S ribosomal protein L20: MPRAKTGVVRRRRHKKILKLAKGYWGLRSKSFRKARETLFAAGNYAYAHRKRKKRDFRRLWIVRINAACRQHGLNYSSFIHGLKKAGVELDRKVLADLAVREPQVFAELVEKAKAARA; this comes from the coding sequence ATGCCGCGCGCCAAAACGGGTGTCGTTCGCCGCAGGAGGCACAAGAAGATCCTCAAGCTGGCCAAGGGATATTGGGGCCTCCGCTCCAAGAGCTTCCGCAAGGCCCGGGAAACCCTCTTCGCTGCGGGCAACTATGCTTACGCCCACCGCAAGCGCAAGAAGCGGGATTTCCGCAGGCTCTGGATCGTGCGCATCAATGCCGCCTGCCGCCAGCACGGCCTAAACTACTCCAGCTTTATCCACGGCTTGAAGAAGGCGGGGGTGGAGCTGGACCGCAAGGTGCTGGCCGATTTAGCGGTGCGGGAACCCCAGGTCTTTGCTGAGCTGGTGGAGAAGGCCAAGGCGGCCCGCGCCTAA
- a CDS encoding TerC family protein: MDWLTNPEVWVALITLTVLEVVLGIDNVIFISILASKLPKGQQDRARMLGLSMAALTRILFLLSIAWIMALKKPLFALLGHEVTGKDLVLIAGGLFLIYKSVKEIHEKLEGEPGHAVKRVAPSFASVIGQVLLLDIVFSIDSVITAVGLTRFIPVMVAAILLSVAIMLLASKGIYAFVNQHPTVKMLALSFLLLVGFTLVAEGMGVHIPKGYVYFAMGFAVLVEWLNLRAGLRGKPVKLHEPYEEEA, from the coding sequence ATGGACTGGCTCACCAACCCCGAGGTCTGGGTGGCCCTCATAACCCTCACGGTGCTAGAAGTGGTCTTGGGTATAGACAACGTCATCTTCATCAGCATCCTGGCCTCCAAACTGCCCAAAGGGCAGCAGGACCGGGCCCGGATGCTGGGCCTCTCCATGGCTGCCCTGACCCGCATCCTTTTCCTCCTTTCCATCGCCTGGATCATGGCCTTGAAAAAACCCCTCTTCGCCCTCTTGGGCCACGAGGTGACGGGCAAGGACCTGGTTCTGATCGCCGGGGGACTATTCCTCATCTACAAATCGGTTAAGGAAATCCACGAAAAGCTGGAAGGGGAACCCGGCCATGCGGTGAAAAGGGTGGCTCCCTCCTTTGCCTCGGTGATCGGGCAGGTGCTTCTTCTGGATATCGTCTTCTCCATAGACTCCGTCATCACCGCCGTGGGCCTCACCCGCTTCATACCCGTCATGGTGGCGGCCATCCTCCTCTCCGTGGCCATCATGCTCCTGGCCTCCAAGGGCATCTACGCCTTCGTGAACCAGCACCCCACGGTGAAGATGCTGGCCCTTTCCTTCCTGCTTTTGGTGGGCTTCACCCTGGTGGCCGAGGGCATGGGGGTACACATCCCCAAGGGGTACGTGTACTTCGCCATGGGCTTCGCCGTGCTGGTGGAGTGGCTTAACCTCCGCGCAGGGCTTAGGGGGAAACCCGTCAAGCTCCACGAGCCCTACGAGGAGGAGGCGTAA
- a CDS encoding YpdA family putative bacillithiol disulfide reductase — MVDVLIVGAGPVGLAAGIEAKRRGLSHLILERGTVAETIYRFPRRMVFFSESKNIEIGGHPLVSQGPKPTRLEALLYYQKVAEREGLRVLTYTEAVGIEGEEGAFKVLARDRFGEKAFPARYVVVATGYFGNPNRLGVPGEDLPHVFYRYEEAAPFFGRKVAVVGGSNSAVEVALDLYRGGAQVALVHRGKWVRPSVKYWLLPDFENRVKEGSILAVMEAKVKAITLEGLILERPQGEEFLEADFILVQIGYRAEDRLLKEAGVRYEGEKPWLSSEWETSRKGLFAIGSSAYGPDTRTVFIENGREHARVAIAAIARRLGS, encoded by the coding sequence ATGGTGGACGTGCTCATCGTGGGGGCTGGGCCCGTGGGCCTGGCGGCGGGTATCGAGGCCAAGCGCCGGGGCCTGAGCCACCTGATCCTGGAAAGGGGCACGGTGGCGGAAACCATCTACCGCTTCCCCCGGCGGATGGTCTTCTTCTCCGAGTCCAAGAACATCGAGATCGGGGGCCACCCTTTGGTGTCCCAAGGACCCAAGCCCACCCGCCTCGAGGCGCTTCTCTACTACCAGAAGGTGGCGGAACGCGAGGGGCTTCGGGTCCTCACCTACACGGAGGCGGTGGGCATTGAAGGGGAGGAAGGAGCCTTTAAGGTCTTGGCCCGGGATCGGTTTGGGGAGAAGGCCTTTCCTGCCCGGTACGTGGTGGTGGCCACGGGTTACTTCGGAAACCCTAACCGCCTGGGGGTGCCGGGAGAGGACTTGCCTCACGTGTTTTACCGCTACGAGGAGGCAGCTCCCTTCTTCGGCAGGAAGGTGGCGGTGGTGGGGGGGAGCAACTCGGCGGTGGAGGTGGCCTTGGACCTGTACCGGGGCGGGGCCCAGGTGGCCCTGGTCCACCGGGGCAAATGGGTGCGCCCTAGCGTGAAATACTGGCTTCTCCCCGACTTTGAGAACCGGGTGAAGGAGGGAAGCATTCTGGCGGTAATGGAGGCCAAGGTGAAGGCCATTACCCTCGAGGGCCTAATCCTGGAAAGACCCCAAGGGGAGGAGTTCTTGGAGGCCGACTTCATCCTGGTTCAAATTGGCTACCGGGCGGAGGATCGCCTCCTTAAGGAGGCCGGAGTACGCTACGAGGGGGAGAAGCCCTGGCTTTCCTCGGAATGGGAAACCTCGCGCAAAGGGCTTTTCGCCATCGGTTCCTCGGCCTATGGGCCGGACACCCGCACGGTGTTTATCGAAAACGGCCGGGAGCATGCAAGGGTGGCCATTGCCGCCATTGCCCGCCGCCTGGGCTCTTGA
- a CDS encoding COG2426 family protein gives MPPELYVILVAALPVVELRGAIPLGLALGLSPGKAFLLALLGNLLVAPVALFLLPWAVALLTRVPFLAKLWAALEARVRLKGEEQVQRLGALGLFLFVAVPLPGTGAWSGAVLAVVLGLKRRYALLAISLGVLAAGLIVLLLTGGAVAGLNYLR, from the coding sequence ATGCCTCCGGAACTTTACGTGATCCTGGTGGCCGCCCTACCGGTGGTGGAGCTGAGGGGAGCCATTCCCCTGGGGTTGGCCCTGGGGCTTTCCCCCGGGAAGGCTTTCCTGCTGGCCCTCTTGGGTAACCTGCTGGTGGCCCCGGTGGCCCTCTTCCTCCTGCCTTGGGCGGTGGCGCTTTTGACCCGGGTTCCCTTTCTGGCCAAGCTCTGGGCAGCCCTCGAGGCCCGGGTGCGCCTCAAGGGGGAGGAGCAGGTGCAGCGCCTGGGGGCCCTGGGCCTTTTCCTTTTCGTGGCCGTGCCCTTGCCGGGCACCGGGGCCTGGAGCGGGGCGGTGCTGGCGGTGGTCTTGGGCCTAAAAAGGCGCTACGCCCTCCTGGCCATCTCCCTGGGGGTGCTGGCTGCCGGGCTTATCGTTCTCCTCCTTACGGGTGGAGCGGTGGCCGGGCTAAACTACCTGCGATGA